Proteins encoded by one window of Sphingosinicella sp. BN140058:
- a CDS encoding NAD-dependent succinate-semialdehyde dehydrogenase: MFRSVNPATGEEIATYPELEDDALEAKLASAASAYRHWRTTSLAERTALLSRIADRFEANRERLARVATLEMGKTFSSALAEVDKCTAAFRLYAKDGPEMLAPQQQKLGNGGTAELHWLPIGPVLAIMPWNFPFWQAVRFIAPAIMAGNVGLLKHASIVQGVAGLLEEMVMEAGAPQGLFQNLAVKSSKISEIIADDRIAAVTLTGSEGAGASVAQAAGKALKKVVLELGGSDPFIVMPSADLDAAAAQAVKARIQNTGQSCICAKRMIVHRDIYDSFMARFSAGMQKVKAGDPFDESTDMGPLSSAEQRDTILQQLAEAKSVGATLLFGGETLEGPGAYLSAGILTEVPLHSPLMHEEIFGPIAMVFRADDIDDAIRIANDIPFGLGSSVWTNDAAEQRRFVRDIEAGMTAINQMLASAPEAPFGGIKRSGYGRELGPFGMHEFMNLKSILHVAGAPLGARTDALD, translated from the coding sequence ATGTTCAGGAGCGTCAACCCGGCGACCGGCGAAGAGATCGCCACCTATCCCGAGCTCGAGGACGACGCACTGGAGGCCAAGCTCGCTTCGGCTGCGTCTGCCTATCGGCATTGGCGCACCACCAGCCTTGCCGAACGCACTGCCCTGCTCTCCCGAATCGCCGATCGCTTCGAAGCCAATCGCGAGCGGCTCGCCCGTGTCGCCACGCTGGAAATGGGCAAGACCTTCTCGAGCGCGCTGGCGGAAGTGGACAAATGCACCGCTGCCTTCAGACTCTATGCGAAGGATGGCCCGGAAATGCTGGCGCCACAGCAACAAAAGCTGGGCAACGGTGGCACCGCCGAGCTCCATTGGCTGCCGATCGGTCCGGTGCTTGCGATCATGCCCTGGAACTTCCCCTTCTGGCAGGCGGTGCGTTTCATCGCGCCGGCGATCATGGCCGGCAATGTCGGCCTGCTCAAGCATGCCAGCATCGTTCAGGGCGTCGCCGGGCTGCTGGAGGAGATGGTGATGGAGGCCGGCGCGCCTCAAGGCCTGTTTCAGAATCTTGCGGTAAAGTCCTCTAAGATCTCAGAGATTATTGCAGACGATCGCATTGCAGCCGTCACCTTGACCGGCAGCGAGGGAGCCGGGGCGTCCGTTGCCCAGGCGGCCGGAAAAGCCTTGAAGAAGGTCGTGCTCGAGCTTGGCGGCTCCGATCCGTTCATCGTCATGCCGTCCGCCGATCTCGACGCGGCCGCCGCCCAGGCAGTGAAGGCACGAATCCAGAATACGGGCCAATCCTGCATCTGCGCCAAGCGGATGATCGTGCATCGTGACATCTACGATTCCTTCATGGCGCGGTTCAGCGCCGGAATGCAGAAGGTCAAAGCCGGCGATCCGTTCGACGAAAGCACCGACATGGGACCGCTCTCCAGCGCCGAGCAGCGCGACACCATCCTCCAGCAACTCGCCGAAGCGAAATCCGTTGGCGCCACCCTTCTCTTCGGTGGCGAGACGCTGGAGGGGCCGGGCGCCTATCTTTCCGCGGGCATCCTCACCGAGGTGCCGCTCCACAGCCCGTTGATGCACGAAGAGATTTTCGGGCCGATCGCGATGGTGTTCCGTGCCGACGACATCGACGACGCGATCCGCATCGCCAACGACATTCCGTTCGGACTCGGCTCCTCCGTGTGGACCAATGACGCGGCGGAGCAACGACGGTTCGTCCGCGACATCGAGGCCGGAATGACCGCGATCAATCAGATGCTCGCCTCGGCCCCGGAGGCGCCGTTCGGCGGGATCAAGCGCTCGGGCTACGGCCGCGAACTCGGCCCGTTCGGTATGCACGAGTTCATGAACCTGAAGAGCATTCTCCACGTCGCCGGTGCGCCGCTCGGTGCGCGCACCGATGCGCTGGATTGA
- the surE gene encoding 5'/3'-nucleotidase SurE encodes MRILLTNDDGVNAGGLKVLETIARRLSDDVWIVAPTEEQSGAGHSLTLTRPIRLRKLGERRFCVAGTPTDSVMMAIAHVMKDNPPDLVLSGVNRGANLGEDCTYSGTVSAAMEGALAGIPAIALSQCYAREGMGDTVPFAAAEAWAERALAPLLAEPLAPRTLVNINFPALPPGDVKGIRLVRQGLRDYGRLNIIQRTDPRGYDYFWFGLGPTVETAGHRTDLEAIADGYVSVTPLHLDLTHEPSLERLAPAYR; translated from the coding sequence ATGCGCATTCTCCTCACCAACGACGACGGCGTGAATGCAGGCGGATTGAAGGTTCTCGAGACGATCGCACGGCGTCTCTCCGACGACGTCTGGATCGTCGCGCCGACCGAGGAGCAATCCGGCGCCGGCCACTCCCTAACCCTTACCCGTCCCATTCGCCTGCGCAAGCTCGGCGAGCGTCGCTTCTGCGTCGCCGGAACGCCGACCGACAGCGTGATGATGGCTATCGCGCATGTGATGAAGGACAATCCGCCCGATCTTGTGCTTTCCGGTGTCAACCGCGGTGCCAATCTGGGCGAGGATTGCACCTATTCCGGCACCGTTTCGGCGGCGATGGAAGGCGCGCTTGCCGGCATTCCGGCGATCGCGCTGTCGCAATGCTATGCGCGAGAGGGCATGGGCGACACCGTCCCGTTCGCGGCCGCCGAGGCGTGGGCAGAGCGAGCCCTCGCCCCGCTGCTGGCCGAGCCTCTTGCGCCGCGCACGCTCGTCAACATCAACTTTCCTGCGCTCCCGCCCGGGGACGTGAAGGGCATCCGTCTCGTCCGACAGGGCCTTCGCGACTACGGCCGCCTGAACATCATCCAGCGCACCGATCCTCGCGGCTACGATTATTTCTGGTTCGGCCTCGGTCCGACGGTGGAGACTGCAGGCCATCGCACCGATCTCGAAGCGATTGCAGACGGTTACGTCTCGGTCACTCCGCTTCACCTCGATCTCACCCACGAGCCGTCGCTCGAGCGGCTGGCGCCCGCCTACCGATGA
- a CDS encoding DUF1465 family protein, protein MVQDDGRIQLTPKLIGSLYTEAMVLADEARSYFDRVGRNERDALDPILRVGFSCESLKVTTRLMHIIAWLLTQRAVEAGELSALQARRPARRLGEAPESDEAVLAKLPDSARALIDASRDLYARVQRLDEIEPGGDPQASPARSLLSRLERSF, encoded by the coding sequence ATGGTGCAGGACGACGGACGGATACAGCTCACGCCGAAGCTGATTGGATCGCTTTATACCGAAGCGATGGTGCTCGCCGACGAGGCACGCTCTTATTTCGATCGCGTCGGCCGCAACGAGCGGGATGCGCTGGATCCGATCCTGCGGGTCGGCTTTTCCTGCGAGTCGCTTAAGGTTACGACGCGGCTGATGCACATCATCGCGTGGCTGCTCACCCAGCGCGCGGTCGAGGCCGGTGAACTGAGCGCACTTCAGGCCCGGCGTCCCGCGCGCCGCCTCGGCGAAGCCCCCGAAAGCGACGAAGCGGTTCTCGCCAAGCTGCCCGACAGTGCCCGCGCGCTGATCGACGCCAGCCGGGACCTGTACGCACGCGTTCAGCGCCTCGACGAGATCGAGCCGGGCGGCGATCCTCAGGCGAGCCCGGCGCGCAGCCTGCTGAGCAGGCTGGAGCGTTCGTTCTAG
- a CDS encoding TrkA family potassium uptake protein: MTVRRPDEVTLRQRSRLPVWAQLGWRVALVLGLLGLTLAVHWFERHGLKDTADGHVSFVDVIYFTMISITTTGYGDIVPVTNEARMFDALVVTPIRLFFVLIFIGTAYTFVLRRTWERWRMEKLRKDLCNHVIVAGFGISGSEAVDELIARGTPATDIVVIDCTAEALERAASLGCLTAEADATRDKALQAVNVDRARAVIVSAGRDDTSILITLTARHLAPNLPISVVVRNEDNELLARQAGATTVINPVSFAGLLLAGSTDGAHLADYIADLASMGGTVQLSERLIDAEEAGKPLSALGRGLGLRLYRGGKPYGFWEAEAAALQPGDRIVEIVPTAGTEAHAKPA; this comes from the coding sequence ATGACGGTGCGGCGGCCCGACGAGGTCACGCTTCGCCAGCGGAGTCGCCTGCCGGTCTGGGCGCAGCTCGGCTGGCGCGTGGCGCTGGTTCTCGGCCTGCTCGGCCTCACCCTTGCCGTACACTGGTTCGAGCGCCATGGCCTCAAGGACACGGCCGATGGCCATGTCAGCTTCGTCGACGTCATCTATTTCACGATGATCAGCATCACCACGACGGGCTACGGCGACATCGTTCCAGTCACCAACGAAGCACGGATGTTCGACGCTCTCGTCGTCACGCCGATCCGTCTGTTCTTCGTCCTCATCTTCATCGGCACGGCCTATACGTTCGTGCTTCGGCGCACCTGGGAAAGATGGCGCATGGAAAAGCTACGCAAGGATCTGTGCAACCACGTCATCGTCGCCGGCTTCGGCATAAGCGGCTCGGAAGCGGTGGACGAGCTCATCGCCCGCGGCACGCCGGCGACGGACATCGTCGTCATCGACTGCACCGCCGAGGCGCTCGAGCGGGCGGCCTCGCTCGGCTGCTTGACCGCCGAGGCCGACGCTACTCGCGACAAGGCGCTGCAGGCCGTGAACGTCGACCGCGCTCGGGCGGTGATCGTATCCGCCGGCCGCGACGACACCTCGATTCTGATCACCCTCACCGCGCGCCATCTCGCTCCGAACCTTCCGATCAGCGTCGTCGTGCGGAACGAGGACAATGAACTGCTCGCCCGGCAGGCGGGTGCGACGACGGTGATCAATCCGGTGAGTTTCGCCGGACTGCTGCTCGCCGGCTCGACCGATGGCGCCCACCTTGCGGACTATATCGCCGATCTCGCCTCGATGGGCGGCACGGTGCAATTGTCGGAACGGCTCATCGACGCCGAAGAAGCGGGCAAGCCGCTCTCGGCGCTCGGCCGCGGCCTTGGCCTTCGCCTCTATCGCGGCGGCAAGCCATACGGCTTCTGGGAGGCCGAGGCCGCAGCGCTCCAGCCGGGCGATCGGATCGTTGAGATCGTACCAACCGCCGGCACCGAGGCCCACGCAAAGCCGGCCTGA
- a CDS encoding MarR family transcriptional regulator — protein sequence MQTLIGYVRSGQPDLTNRQMALLMIVYMTPGPHTVRGLAQTLGVSKPVITRALNTLGTLGYLRRVRDEADRRNVFVAKTSIGQEFLERFERNIEQQDGVGRRAPKERGILLQH from the coding sequence ATGCAGACCCTCATCGGCTATGTTCGGTCGGGTCAACCGGATCTTACCAATCGCCAGATGGCGCTCCTGATGATCGTCTATATGACGCCGGGACCTCATACCGTCAGAGGTCTCGCGCAGACGTTGGGCGTGTCGAAACCGGTGATCACGCGTGCCTTGAATACACTGGGCACGCTCGGCTATCTGCGGCGCGTGCGCGACGAGGCGGACCGTCGCAACGTGTTCGTCGCCAAGACCAGCATAGGGCAGGAGTTCCTTGAGCGCTTCGAACGCAACATCGAGCAGCAGGACGGCGTTGGCCGCCGCGCGCCCAAGGAACGCGGAATCCTCCTCCAGCACTGA
- a CDS encoding NlpC/P60 family protein, producing MAAARPRNAESSSSTDRFSLDGPSIVLDPRIHAWRKDIADIALAGRLFAPHYAAPLVRDCGLLPTPVRLEPSDEAEMVSELLPGEKFAVVDLTAGWAWGYSLLDRRVGYVEAIELADPLKPTHIVVEPTAPIQTCGDPLSPPLATLPMGSRLHGEVHGAMLHIEAGCVPTAYLRRIDEHEEDPVAVARRLLGAPYRQGGRTSHGIDGAGLVQLSLQLCGIDCPRDAIFQRALGEALADALPLHRGDLLFCGDQVALMVDDQMAIQVSAEARKVAVEPFHCARSGDSAERLERRRLNI from the coding sequence TTGGCCGCCGCGCGCCCAAGGAACGCGGAATCCTCCTCCAGCACTGACCGCTTCTCGCTCGACGGGCCGTCGATCGTTCTCGACCCGCGCATCCATGCGTGGCGCAAGGACATCGCGGACATCGCGCTCGCTGGCCGTTTGTTCGCACCCCATTATGCCGCGCCGCTCGTCCGCGATTGCGGTCTGCTGCCGACGCCGGTGCGGCTCGAGCCCTCGGACGAGGCGGAAATGGTGTCGGAACTGTTGCCGGGCGAGAAGTTCGCGGTGGTCGACCTGACGGCCGGCTGGGCCTGGGGCTACAGCCTGCTCGATCGCCGGGTCGGTTATGTCGAGGCGATCGAACTCGCCGATCCGCTGAAGCCGACGCACATCGTCGTTGAGCCGACCGCGCCGATCCAGACCTGCGGCGATCCCCTGTCCCCGCCCCTCGCCACCCTGCCGATGGGCAGCCGCCTCCACGGCGAGGTGCATGGTGCGATGCTGCACATCGAGGCCGGGTGCGTGCCCACCGCTTATTTGCGTCGCATCGACGAGCATGAAGAGGATCCTGTCGCCGTCGCACGGCGCCTGCTCGGCGCGCCCTACCGCCAGGGCGGCCGCACATCGCACGGCATCGACGGGGCGGGTCTGGTCCAGCTCTCGCTGCAGCTCTGCGGCATCGACTGCCCGCGCGACGCAATCTTCCAGCGCGCGCTCGGCGAAGCTCTGGCCGACGCCCTGCCCCTGCACCGCGGCGATCTCCTGTTCTGCGGAGACCAAGTCGCGCTGATGGTGGACGATCAAATGGCAATCCAGGTGAGCGCGGAAGCGCGGAAGGTCGCGGTCGAGCCGTTCCACTGCGCCCGCAGCGGCGACAGCGCCGAGCGGTTGGAGCGCCGCCGGTTGAATATCTGA
- the dksA gene encoding RNA polymerase-binding protein DksA — translation MEGYRPTANEDFMNNEQLAYFRQKLLTWKDEILRESEGTMEQLKSGPMREADLTDRASSETDWGIELRTRDRQRKLISKIDSALRRIETGEYGYCEVTGEPIAIARLEARPIATMTVEAQERHERQERISRED, via the coding sequence ATGGAAGGCTACAGGCCGACCGCGAACGAAGACTTCATGAACAATGAACAGCTCGCCTATTTCAGGCAGAAGCTGCTGACGTGGAAGGACGAGATCCTCCGCGAATCCGAAGGCACCATGGAACAGCTCAAGAGCGGCCCGATGCGGGAGGCCGATCTCACCGATCGCGCTTCCAGCGAGACCGACTGGGGCATCGAGCTTCGGACCCGCGACAGGCAACGCAAGCTGATCTCCAAGATCGACTCGGCATTGCGGCGGATCGAAACCGGCGAATATGGCTATTGCGAAGTCACCGGCGAGCCGATCGCGATCGCTCGTCTCGAGGCGAGGCCGATCGCGACGATGACGGTCGAGGCGCAAGAACGCCATGAGCGTCAGGAACGAATCTCGCGCGAAGACTGA
- a CDS encoding YdcH family protein, whose product MQQAHISALETKHADIEARITAESQRPRPDEAALARLKKEKLRVKEAIAGLH is encoded by the coding sequence ATGCAACAGGCGCATATCTCGGCACTGGAAACGAAACATGCTGATATCGAGGCCCGGATCACGGCAGAGTCGCAACGACCCCGTCCCGATGAGGCGGCTCTCGCGCGCCTGAAAAAGGAGAAGCTGCGCGTCAAGGAGGCGATCGCCGGCCTTCACTGA
- a CDS encoding YdcH family protein — protein MVEGGEIGVASQLVRLRTEHRDLDAAIEALRAMTAPDQLQLARLKKRKLRLKDEISVLEDMLIPDIIA, from the coding sequence ATGGTGGAAGGCGGGGAGATCGGCGTCGCATCGCAATTGGTGCGCCTGAGGACGGAGCACAGGGATCTCGACGCAGCGATCGAGGCGTTGCGGGCGATGACGGCACCGGATCAGCTGCAGCTTGCCCGCCTCAAAAAGCGCAAGCTGCGCCTCAAGGACGAGATTTCGGTGCTGGAGGACATGCTCATTCCGGACATCATCGCCTGA
- a CDS encoding ShlB/FhaC/HecB family hemolysin secretion/activation protein yields MQVVRKGVIVAVLGCWLCAFPARAEQTPVDRADPSVVREQLRPPALPPAAPAQPLLQPTGETRFGNALHRPVLAGAILIVGAEALPQSAFGSVVERYVGQTLDAEALAALAGAVANVAREAGYGLATAWIPEQAIENGVLRVRIDEGRIDAVEVTGAAAAAVQPRLARLAVGKPVRTAAIERQLLLAEDIAGVRLGKAKLERRNGRNVLVVPTFRDRAIGRAGMDNWGSTTAGPVQARVSLEASKLLSADDGLYLEVAATPFQPREFALVAGRYTVPVGTRGTELSLGGYAAWTQAGGYLRSYDLDGRSNEIEAELRHPLVRSRAAGAWLSINGRLRNSEQTLRNLLIRDDRLALLSGSLYAYHRLGNGRVRARVALVQGLDVFGATNAADPLASRFDGRGRFTKLALWTDIEQRLGKRFSIAAQAEGQFADRPLLSSEEMGLGGRRFGRAWDYREFGGDRGVAGSVELRRDWQRPFAPIEWAQLYAYADGGKVDNYRLGQGGGSLASAGGGVRLWLKHDLRGSLELGVPLTDGFAGRERSPRLSFTVDVAF; encoded by the coding sequence ATGCAGGTGGTAAGAAAAGGCGTGATCGTGGCGGTGCTCGGCTGTTGGCTCTGCGCCTTCCCCGCCCGGGCGGAGCAGACTCCGGTCGATCGTGCCGATCCCTCGGTCGTGCGGGAACAGTTGCGGCCGCCCGCCCTCCCGCCGGCCGCGCCGGCTCAGCCGCTGCTGCAACCGACCGGGGAGACCCGCTTTGGTAACGCCCTGCACCGCCCGGTTCTTGCCGGCGCGATCCTGATCGTCGGTGCCGAAGCGTTGCCTCAATCCGCCTTCGGCTCGGTCGTCGAGCGATACGTCGGCCAGACTCTGGACGCCGAGGCGCTGGCTGCTCTTGCCGGGGCCGTCGCGAATGTCGCGCGGGAGGCGGGCTACGGCCTCGCGACGGCGTGGATCCCCGAACAGGCGATCGAGAATGGCGTGCTTCGGGTTCGGATCGACGAGGGTCGGATCGACGCCGTCGAAGTCACCGGGGCGGCTGCCGCGGCGGTACAGCCACGCCTGGCCCGGCTCGCCGTCGGCAAGCCGGTGCGCACCGCCGCGATCGAGCGTCAGTTGCTCCTCGCCGAGGACATTGCTGGCGTGCGGCTCGGCAAGGCGAAACTGGAGCGGCGCAACGGCCGCAACGTTCTTGTCGTGCCGACCTTTCGCGATCGCGCGATCGGCCGTGCCGGGATGGACAATTGGGGAAGCACCACCGCCGGCCCGGTGCAGGCCCGGGTCAGCCTCGAAGCAAGCAAGCTGCTCTCCGCCGACGACGGGCTCTACCTCGAAGTGGCGGCAACCCCGTTCCAGCCGCGCGAATTCGCGCTGGTAGCGGGACGCTATACCGTCCCCGTGGGCACGCGCGGCACCGAGCTGTCGCTGGGCGGCTACGCTGCCTGGACGCAGGCCGGCGGCTACCTGCGCTCTTACGATCTCGACGGCCGCAGCAACGAGATCGAGGCCGAGCTTCGCCATCCTCTGGTCCGCAGCCGTGCTGCCGGTGCCTGGCTGTCGATCAACGGCCGGCTGCGCAATTCCGAGCAGACCCTGCGCAACCTGCTGATCCGCGACGATCGCCTGGCGCTGCTTTCGGGCAGCCTCTACGCGTACCACCGCCTCGGCAACGGCCGCGTTCGTGCCCGCGTCGCTCTGGTTCAAGGCCTGGATGTTTTCGGTGCAACGAATGCCGCCGATCCGCTCGCCTCGCGTTTCGACGGGCGGGGACGCTTCACCAAGCTCGCCTTGTGGACCGATATCGAACAGCGACTGGGCAAGCGCTTCAGCATCGCCGCGCAGGCGGAGGGGCAATTCGCCGACCGGCCGTTGCTCTCGTCCGAAGAGATGGGGCTTGGCGGGCGCCGGTTCGGGCGTGCCTGGGACTATCGGGAATTCGGCGGTGATCGCGGGGTCGCCGGCTCGGTCGAATTGCGGCGGGATTGGCAGCGTCCGTTCGCGCCGATCGAGTGGGCGCAGCTCTACGCTTATGCCGATGGCGGCAAGGTCGACAATTACCGCCTTGGTCAGGGCGGCGGGTCCCTGGCCTCTGCCGGCGGCGGCGTCCGCCTGTGGCTCAAGCATGACCTTCGCGGCAGCCTCGAACTCGGCGTGCCGCTCACCGACGGCTTCGCCGGGCGCGAGCGATCGCCGCGCCTCTCCTTCACCGTCGACGTGGCCTTCTGA
- the rimO gene encoding 30S ribosomal protein S12 methylthiotransferase RimO, translated as MTLTLPSAPKVGMVSLGCPKALVDSERILTKLRSDGYQLSSDYEAADVVLVNTCGFLDSAKEESLAAIGEAIAENGRVIVTGCMGNEAEVIRNKFPEVLAITGPHQYESVVGAVHVAAPMPPSAYLNLVPEGGLKLTPRHYSYLKISEGCNHRCSFCIIPSIRGDLVSRRPDAILREAEKLVAAGTRELLVISQDTSAYGVDLRHAAWPWKGGEVRAHMTDLARALGTLGAWVRLHYVYPYPHVDQVIPLMAEGLVTPYLDIPFQHAAPSVLKAMKRPANEAKVLERIRGWRDICPDIAIRSSFVVGFPGETEADFEYLLQWLEEAQLDRVGGFRFEPVTGAAANALPGVVPEEVKEERYARLMETTARISAAKLQAKVGREIDVIIDLADGEGGASGRSKADAPEIDGEVHLRDAPDAKPGDILRVLVEDADEHDLFGVPVG; from the coding sequence ATGACACTCACACTTCCCTCCGCGCCGAAAGTCGGCATGGTCTCGCTCGGCTGCCCGAAGGCGCTGGTCGATTCCGAGCGTATCCTCACCAAGCTGCGCTCCGACGGGTACCAGCTCTCCTCCGATTATGAGGCGGCCGACGTCGTTCTGGTCAACACCTGCGGCTTTCTCGATTCCGCGAAGGAGGAAAGCCTCGCCGCGATCGGCGAAGCGATCGCCGAAAATGGCCGGGTGATCGTCACCGGCTGCATGGGCAATGAAGCGGAAGTGATCCGGAACAAGTTTCCGGAGGTGCTCGCGATCACCGGCCCGCACCAATATGAAAGCGTGGTCGGCGCCGTGCACGTCGCCGCGCCGATGCCGCCCTCGGCCTATCTGAACCTGGTCCCGGAGGGCGGGCTCAAGCTCACCCCGCGTCATTATTCCTATCTGAAGATCTCGGAAGGCTGCAACCATCGCTGCAGCTTCTGCATCATCCCCTCGATTCGCGGCGATCTGGTCAGCCGGCGGCCCGATGCGATCCTGCGCGAAGCCGAGAAGCTGGTGGCGGCGGGGACCCGCGAATTGCTGGTGATCAGCCAGGATACCTCAGCCTACGGAGTCGATCTCCGTCATGCCGCCTGGCCGTGGAAAGGCGGCGAGGTCCGCGCCCACATGACCGATCTCGCCCGCGCGCTCGGCACGTTGGGCGCTTGGGTGCGGCTCCATTACGTCTACCCCTACCCCCATGTCGATCAGGTCATTCCGCTGATGGCGGAGGGGCTGGTGACGCCGTATCTGGACATTCCGTTCCAGCATGCGGCACCATCGGTGCTGAAGGCGATGAAGCGCCCGGCCAACGAAGCCAAAGTGCTCGAGCGGATCCGCGGCTGGCGTGACATCTGTCCGGACATCGCGATCCGTTCCTCCTTCGTGGTCGGCTTTCCCGGCGAGACCGAGGCCGATTTCGAGTATCTGCTGCAGTGGCTCGAGGAAGCACAGCTCGACCGGGTCGGCGGCTTCCGCTTCGAGCCGGTGACCGGCGCAGCGGCCAATGCCCTGCCCGGCGTCGTTCCCGAAGAGGTCAAGGAAGAGCGCTACGCGCGGCTGATGGAGACCACCGCCCGGATCTCCGCCGCGAAGCTGCAGGCGAAGGTCGGCCGCGAGATCGACGTCATCATCGATCTTGCCGACGGTGAAGGCGGCGCCTCGGGCCGCTCCAAGGCCGACGCGCCCGAAATCGACGGCGAAGTGCATCTGCGCGATGCGCCCGATGCGAAACCAGGCGACATCCTGCGCGTCCTCGTCGAAGATGCGGACGAACACGACCTGTTCGGCGTTCCGGTCGGCTAA
- a CDS encoding host attachment family protein, with amino-acid sequence MQVPHNSFVVVADGKKMLFFRNEGDSEYPKLEIERKREQEDAADRDQKTDGPGRTFDASGGAGRSAYEEVDFHQLAEDRFAQETAELLRKRALNNDFESLIIVAPPRTLGELRKHYHKEVEKRLAGEVAKDLTGHTVPDIEKALQSA; translated from the coding sequence ATGCAGGTTCCGCACAACAGTTTCGTGGTCGTCGCCGACGGCAAGAAGATGCTGTTCTTCCGAAACGAGGGCGATTCCGAATATCCCAAGCTCGAGATCGAGCGGAAACGCGAGCAGGAGGATGCCGCGGACCGGGATCAGAAGACCGATGGTCCGGGGCGGACCTTCGATGCGTCGGGCGGCGCCGGGCGCAGCGCCTATGAGGAGGTGGATTTCCACCAGCTGGCCGAGGACCGCTTCGCCCAGGAAACGGCAGAGCTGCTGCGCAAGCGCGCCTTGAACAACGATTTCGAGTCGCTGATCATCGTCGCCCCTCCACGCACGCTCGGCGAACTTCGCAAGCACTATCACAAGGAGGTCGAGAAGCGGCTTGCCGGCGAGGTGGCCAAGGACCTTACCGGACACACGGTTCCGGACATCGAAAAGGCGCTGCAATCCGCCTGA
- a CDS encoding M17 family metallopeptidase — translation MTDYQALLLADKGEPATRLHLIDPAGFDDWLRSQPERVRQAVQVQGFRGEPNQIAFPGTDSGGEATVILGVGNSAELGPWCLAKAAEMLPEGRYRLDRGDAGVATLGWLLAQYSFERYKAPKNAKGPRILLSSEPARIEASVQLAEATALVRDLVNTPAGDLGPAELESAARDLAADCGAELNVTAGRALADGYPMIAGVGQGATPDRSPRLIEVLWGNPAHPRIALVGKGVCFDTGGLDIKPSSGMRLMKKDMGGAAHVLGLGRLIMKRRLPVRLHILIPAVENSVSGAAFRPGDILGSRKGLTVEIGNTDAEGRLILGDALTKAGEGDPELILDFATLTGAARVALGPDLPALFASDDALAEGLLACGHDVRDPLWRMPLWDGYDEMLSSDIADLGNVSDAPMAGAVTAALFLRRFVPAGVPWAHFDTFAWRSSSRPGRPKGGDALGMRAAWALLSRRYPVQD, via the coding sequence ATGACCGACTACCAAGCCCTGCTCCTTGCCGACAAAGGCGAGCCCGCCACCCGCCTCCACCTCATCGACCCTGCCGGGTTCGACGATTGGCTCAGGAGCCAGCCGGAACGAGTCCGCCAGGCCGTACAGGTGCAGGGCTTCCGCGGCGAGCCGAACCAGATCGCCTTTCCCGGCACGGATAGCGGGGGCGAGGCGACGGTCATTCTCGGCGTGGGCAACAGCGCGGAGCTTGGCCCCTGGTGCCTCGCCAAGGCCGCCGAGATGCTGCCGGAGGGACGTTATCGGCTGGACCGCGGAGACGCTGGAGTTGCGACGCTCGGCTGGCTCCTCGCCCAGTACAGCTTCGAGCGCTACAAGGCGCCGAAGAACGCCAAGGGGCCGCGTATCCTGCTCAGCAGCGAGCCGGCGCGGATAGAGGCCTCGGTGCAGCTTGCGGAAGCCACCGCCCTCGTCCGGGACCTCGTCAACACGCCCGCGGGCGATCTCGGCCCCGCCGAGTTGGAGAGCGCGGCGCGCGATCTCGCCGCCGACTGCGGTGCGGAACTGAACGTCACAGCCGGCCGAGCACTTGCCGACGGCTATCCGATGATCGCCGGCGTCGGCCAGGGCGCGACCCCCGACCGAAGCCCCCGCCTGATCGAGGTCCTGTGGGGCAACCCCGCCCACCCGCGGATCGCGCTGGTCGGCAAGGGCGTCTGCTTCGACACCGGCGGCCTCGACATCAAGCCGTCGAGCGGCATGCGCCTGATGAAGAAGGACATGGGCGGCGCCGCGCACGTGCTCGGACTCGGCAGGCTGATTATGAAGCGACGGCTGCCGGTGCGGCTGCACATCCTGATCCCTGCCGTGGAAAACTCCGTGTCCGGCGCCGCCTTCCGTCCCGGCGACATCCTCGGCAGCCGCAAGGGACTGACGGTGGAGATCGGCAATACGGACGCGGAAGGCCGGCTGATCCTCGGCGACGCGCTGACCAAGGCGGGCGAAGGCGATCCCGAGCTGATTTTGGACTTCGCGACCCTGACCGGCGCCGCGCGTGTCGCCCTCGGACCCGACCTGCCGGCCTTGTTTGCAAGCGACGATGCCCTTGCCGAAGGCCTCCTCGCCTGCGGCCATGACGTACGCGATCCGCTGTGGCGGATGCCCCTGTGGGACGGCTATGACGAGATGCTGTCCTCCGACATCGCCGATCTCGGCAACGTCTCGGACGCGCCGATGGCGGGCGCGGTCACCGCGGCCTTGTTCCTTCGGCGCTTCGTCCCGGCCGGGGTGCCCTGGGCGCATTTCGACACCTTCGCCTGGCGTTCGTCGAGCAGGCCCGGCCGCCCCAAAGGCGGGGACGCGCTGGGGATGCGCGCGGCCTGGGCGCTGCTTTCGCGCCGATACCCCGTTCAAGACTAA